The genomic region tttgattttcataCTATTCTAATTTGATTCCGTGTTTGCAAACCATAAACGGGCAAAACTTTGCCGGTCTCCCGGTTATGGTTCCCCAATTGAAATTTACAACCGTTGATGCAATCTACGTACGTATTCAGTGTGGGGGTGGTTGGGTTTTTGGGGGTGCCCTTTGACTGGTGCTCGCCAGACGTGCGCCACTGCTCTTATCGGGATGAAGAGAGGCATACGCGCCGAGACCCTTTCCATGGAAATTCCGTTGGAAAATCGCCAATTACACCGGCACGTTTCGGCTCGAATACAATTAGACGGTGTTTAGTCCCCTTTCCAGATGTAAAATGGGCAGAAACGTCGTACGTTTTTGAATCTACCATTAAGATTGTCTTCGAAGATAAAACGgttactttaattaaatttaatttttgtttgttgaattttaattcaactttaaagttcaaattttaactttttaggTTATTGTATGGGGTGGAAAGGGatgtgaattaaaatttttaccttaatttaacttttttttgctGATCTTAATCTTCTATATGCATGaatgccaaaaaaaaaacgctacTTTGAGATTGACGTTTGTTGAAAGTTAgggtcaataaaaaaaattttttctccataacggttaggatttaagaaatgaaactttgtgaAGTTAAAAAGgaaggtttgaggttaggttgtaccaaattataaacttgTAGAGTTACCATTTAattgtatataatttttttttaaatcacctATCTCATTTGACATTtgttaaaagtgaggttaattaaaaaaatggttttctcATGATggttaggaattaagaaatgaaactttgtgaGGTTGTAAAGGAAGGTTTGAGGTTCATTTGTACCAAATTACACGTTTCCAGAGTGAACAGctgattttatataaatttttaaaaatcatctaattcatttgacatttatcaaaagttaggttaatgaaaaaaattattttctccataATGGTTaggaatgaaaaaataaaactttgtgaAGTTAAAAAGTAAGGTTTGAGGTTCATTTGTAACACATTACAAGTTTCCAGTATGAACagttgattttatataaatttttacaaatcaCCTGTTTAATTTGGCATTTCTCAAAAGTAAggttaacgaaaaaaattattttctccataatggttaggaattaagaaatgaaactttgtgaGGTTGTAAATGAAGGTTTGAGGTTCATTTGTACCAAATTACAAGTTTCCAGAGTgaacaatatattttatataaatttttaaaaatcatctaattcatttgacgtttatcaaaagtgaggttaacgaaaaaaattattttctccataatggctaggaattaagaaatgaaactttgtgaGGTTGTAAATGAAGGTTTGAGGTTCATTTGTACCAAATTACAAGTTTCCAGAGTGAACagttgattttatataaatttttaaaaatcatctaattcatttgacgtttatcaaaagtgaggttaacgaaaaaattgttttctccataATGGTTaggaattaataaatgaaacttTCTGAGGTTAAAAAAGTAAGGTTTGAGGTTCATTTGTAACACATTACAAGTTTCCAGAATGAACagttgattttatataaatttttacaaatcaCCTGTTTAATTTGGCATTTCTCAAAAGTAAggttaacgaaaaaaattattttctccataatggttaggaattaagaaatgaaactttgtgaGGTTGTAAATGAAGGTTTGAGGTGCATTTGTACCAAATTACAAGATTCAGAGTGAACagttgattttatataaatttttaaaaatcatctaattcatttgacgtttatcaaaagtgaggttaacgaaaaaattgttttctccataATGGTTaggaattaataaatgaaacttTCTGAGGTTAAAACAGTAAGGTTTGAGGTTCATTTGTAACACATTACAAGTTTCCAGAATGAACagttgattttatataaatttttacaaatcaCCTGTTTAATTTGGCATTTCTCAAAAGTAAggttaacgaaaaaaattattttctccataatggttaggaattaagaaatgaaactttgtCAGGTTGTAAATGAAGGTTTGAGGTTCATTTGTACCAAATTACAAGTTTCCAGAGTGAACagttgattttatataaatttttaaaaatcatctaattcatttgacgtttattaaaagtgaggttaacgaagaaattgttttctcgATAATGGTTaggaattaataaatgaaacttTCTGAGGTTAAAAAAGTAAGGTTTGAGGTTCATTTGTAACACATTACAAGTTTCCAGAATGAACagttgattttatataaatttttacaaatcaCCTGTTTAATTTGGCATTTCTCAAAAGTAAggttaacgaaaaaaattattttctccataatggttaggaattaagaaatgaaactttgtgaGGTTGTAAATGAAGGTTTGAGGTGCATTTGTACCAAATTACAAGATTCAGAATGAACagttgattttatataaatttttaaaaatcatctaattcatttgacgtttatcaaaagtgaggttaacgaaaaaattgttttctccataATGGTTaggaattaataaatgaaacttTCTGAGGTTAAAAAAGTAAGGTTTGAGGTTCATTTGTAACACATTACAAGTTTCCAGAATAAACagttgattttatataaatttttacaaatcaCCTGTTTAATTTGGCATTTCTCAAAAGTAAggttaacgaaaaaaattattttctccataATGGTTAAGAatcaagaaatgaaactttgtaaggttataaaggaaggttGAGGTTCATTTGTACCAAATTACAAGTTTCCAGAATTTCCATttcatacaaaattttaaagataacctatttgatttgacgtttcttaaaagtgagaataatgaaaaaaattattttctccaataaaaaataaatttgttttcgaaaacaaaattgtttcgCTGGACGTGATTgtgctttaaaatattaactataaaacttttattttattaatttaattaaattggttTCATGGAATTTTTCAATACGATAACAGCCGGATTGTTACAATCGAggtatttgaagttttaattgaaatttccgatccattttttaaatctgtttACTTACCGGCGACGACCAACGTAGCATTTCTACTTCGAACCTTCCCGAGAGAATTGTTCGCCTCACACCAATACACCCCGGCGTCGCTGTCTTTTCTACTTTGAACCACCTTGAGGAAAAACAGATTTCCAGCAGGTAACAGCACCCGATGGGATCTTGCATCCTGCGGGGCTGTCCTCACAATATTCCCATCTTTGTACCACGTTATAGTCGGTTCTGGTTCACCATTTGCGTGACAATTCAAAGTAGCCGGTTCGTGTCTGGCCACTGTTGTATCTACCGGGTGTTCAGTAATCCTTGGTGGTTGTTGTCCATGTTGGTGGTATCCTAGAACAATtggaaaagttaaaaatcCTTCGAGATTACAATCCCTTTTctgttattttcgtttttgttattttcttttagttattttctttgtgttattttcgtttttgttattttggtTGTGTTGTTGTTGTCCCTTTCTTCTCAACCTGCCTTTCAAGGCGGTCGCTTTCCGCGTTTGTGTCGCGGAAAACTAATTTCGAGTTCTTGCGAAGTGACGCGGCACGAACTTTAACCTCGGGATTATAAGGGAACGGTGGGATTCGCAACGCTTAAAGTGGAATTGCAACGAGACGTTCTGACTTCTTTTCTTTgcgtttttttttcctttcctTAAAAAggggttgaaaaattttggtgGATGCGCCGACGAATCTGGTTAACGACTTTAAGCTTTTTCGTTCTtcaagagattttttttttaagtttttatgaaataattggAGTgccaattaaatttgaaagaaatttaattgacTAGTAGAAAATTTCTATAATCATCGACAGCCAACTTTGACATCAAAATAATTGTTATCTTTAAGCTccaatttaaagtataaatgACATACATTTCTGTCAAAAGGGTACAGTATTTTACAAAagtttataatcaaaattaatcgattttcgtaaataaactttaattatgtatgaaattgttcaaatttaattgatttgatGATTTATTACAGGATACGCGTTTTATTTTCGGTCTGACATGCAGATTTTAAAGTGAAGATATTGGATTGGAAAAACCTAAAATCTGGTATAATGGGCTTCCTGCCGAAACTATAAGGGCTCAGCTACAACATTTTGTCAGAAATGAGTGTTGGGAAAGGTTTCTATAGAAAGTGTGTGTGAAAGTTCTTGACCCTGAAATAAGGTTATAATTCCTCCAAACTTGAGACATCGGGCTTTATAAGAATCACCATAGCatctattaaaatgttatgcaCTTGGTTTACTTTTCAATATCTCAAATGAACCTAACGCAATAACATTTTGCGTTTAGGACCTATGCGAGGCGGTGGAACTGATATCATAGCTACTAAATGCAACATCTCATTGAATTCaactttgtattaaaaatacatcagctctagcgcctcgcccgcaagcgacttcgGTGAGGTGAGGCtgaacgattttttatataagtGTAGTGTATTTTATATAGTTTCCAAGACAGTAAGTGAACGATATCTTATACGTGACTTGTATAAGTAATCATTTGTCCTTACTTCGTCAAGgtcacttgcggccgaggtgCTAGAGCTGATACATTTTGAGCTAGATAGATATCAGctccagcgcctcgcccgcaagcgacctcggcgaggCAAGGatgaacgattttttatacaaGTGTAGTGTATTTTATATAGTTTCCAAGACAGTAAGTGAACTCATGAACATTAAGTGAATATTTTATACTCAAAATGTATCAGCTTTAGCCCACTTAgcccttttaattttttttttctaaagttATTTTAACCCTTTATGTtccaagaagtcaaaaattttgaaactttgtgacagaattaaaacgctatcaaaatacactcagtaaaggcctttggaatcaattttagcaaaatatgcaatccccccATTCCAGAGGGATAATGGTACTTGAGAGTACCGTCaagcattaaaatatattttcagtatacaaaaactattgttgctaatataaaaataatacattttttattacgttagaaaataattaacacTTGCTTTATCTAAATCACATTATGACATTCAGAAAAACAGttctttctttcattacaacataaataaacattgcacGCAGTACATTTTGAGTGGGGTCTAGCtttggcagaacaattttcacaacttcctctttcttttgaACTTGCGCTACGACATTTTCGTGGAcgcagaaaattttaatatttatttatcagaccTGTATTTACAGAACGACGAAAATCTGatagaatattgagaaaaaacatattgagcaaaaactaacattttcgcataatctaagtgtcaaaaaagatgctaatttaaaaattcgtggaagccgtatttattgaaattaaggaatgaggcttattctaaattaaagctcaaagcttcctctttaaaatgatgtataataattgttgggttggattggaaaaatattgagaaaaaaaatgttgaaacaaaacttacattttcgaataacctaagtgtcaaaaaagatgctaatttaaaaattcctggaagccgtatttattaaaattaaggaatgaaacttattttaaattaaagctcaaagctttctctttaaaatgatgtataataattgttgggttggattggaaaaatattgagaaaaaaaagttgaaataaaacttacattttcgtataacctaagagtgttaaaaaaggtgctaatttaaaaattccttgaagccgtatttattgaaattaaggaatgaaacttattttaaattaaagctcaaagctttctctttaaaatgatgtataataattgttgggttggattggaaaaatattgagaaaaaaaatgttgaaacaaaacttacattttcgaataacctaagtgtcaaaaaagatgctaatttaaaaattcctggatgccgtatttattaaaattaaggaatgaaacttattttaaattaaagctcaaagctttctctttaaaatgatgtataataattgatgggttggattggaaaaatattgagaaaaaaaatgttgaaacaaaacttacattttcgaataacctaagtgtcaaaaaagatgctaatttaaaaattcctggaagccgtatttattaaaattaaggaatgaaactttttttaaattaaagctcaaagctttctctttaaaatgatgtataataattgttgggttggattggaaaaatattgagaaaaaaaagttgaaataaaacttacattttcgtataacctaagagtgtcaaaaaaggtgctaatttaaaaattccttgaagccgtatttattgaagttaaggaatgaaacttattttaaattaaagctcaaagctttctctttaaaatgatgtataataattgttgggttggattggaaaaatatagagaaaaaaaagttgaaataaaacttacattttcgtataacctaagagtgtcaaaaaaggtgctaatttaaaaattcctggaagccgtatttattgaagttaaggaatgaggcttattctaaattaaagctcaaagctttctctttaaaatgatgtataataattgttgggttggattggaaaaatatagagaaaaaaaagttgaaataaaacttacattttcgtataacctaagagtgtcaaaaaagatgctaatttaaaaattccttgaagccgtatttattgaaattaaggaatgaaacttattttaaattaaagctcaaagctttctctttaaaatgatgtataataattgttgggttggattggaaaaatattgagaaaaaaaatgttgaaacaaaacttacattttcgaataacctaagtgtcaaaaaagatgctaatttaaaaattcctggatgccgtatttattaaaattaaggaatgaaacttattttaaattaaagctcaaagctttctctttaaaatgatgtataataattgttgggttggattggaaaaatatagagaaaaaaaagttgaaataaaacttacattttcgtataacctaagagtgtcaaaaaagatgctaatttaaaaattcgtggaagccgtatttattgaagttaaggaatgaggcttattctaaattaaagctcaaagctttctctttaaaatgatgtataataattgttgggttggattggaaaaatatagagaaaaaaaagttgaaataaaacttacattttcgtataacctaagagtgtcaaaaaagatgctaatttaaaaattcctggaagccgtatttattgaagttaaggaatgaggcttattctaaattaaagctcaaagctttctctttaaaatgatgtataataattgttgggttggattggaaaaatattgagaaaaaaaagttgaaataaaacttacattttcgtataacctaagagtgttaaaaaaggtgctaatttaaaaattccttgaagccgtatttattgaaattaaggaatgaaacttattttaaattaaagctcaaagctttctctttaaaatgatgtataataattgttgggttggattggaaaaatattgagaaaaaaaatgttgaaacaaaacttacattttcgaataacctaagtgtcaaaaaagatgctaatttaaaaattcctggatgccgtatttattaaaattaaggaatgaaacttattttaaattaaagctcaaagctttctctttaaaatgatgtataataattgatgggttggattggaaaaatattgagaaaaaaaatgttgaaacaaaacttacattttcgaataacctaagtgtcaaaaaagatgctaatttaaaaattcctggaagccgtatttattaaaattaaggaatgaaacttattttaaattaaagctcaaagctttctctttaaaatgatgtataataattgttgggttggattggaaaaatattaagaaaaaaaatgttgaaacaacacttacatttaaaagagtcaaaaaagatgctaatttaaaaattcttggaagccatgtttattgaaattactaataaccatttatgaAAGAGATacctttttgaacaacaaaatccAACAAGACCACctttcactaaacttctaacctcacatctgaacgaataagtttaaatatacctaaaaaccctacagtgcggattgtgtcattttttatacagattctttcttgtatagtagaaagtagcgacagctctaaatgcgcTGAATAGATGACTACAgcttaaaatgagtgtttaaaactaccggtactttaaagtaccgtcgggacacaaagggttaatcaCACTTTAATCATCTTTAAGCtcaaatttaaagtataaatcatTCCTTcactcttaaaaataaaacgatttaaaaacaaaatcatcTCTAACCTTGACATAATCACCcattgtataatttttatcataacACAATAACACCTCCGCTTCTCTCTTCACTCAccttcattttattaattgaacaATGAAATTACATTGGAGAATTGAtcgcaaatttaattcaaaatcaagctataaaattttcttaatcacAAGTGCTTTGTTACTAAAATTACTTCTTTTAATCCTGCTATATTCATATTTAGCAATACATTCTAAACACCACTGTGATTATTTAGAAGATTTTCCGAACCTTACGAGCATTTTCGACGTAAGACGACCTAAATCGCAATCAATCTTTTTCTTGGTAACCCCTTGTAAGAATGTTTTTACCAAAAGAGACGCTTGTGCGGTTGAAGCCGCGTCACGAACGAACAAAAATACAGAAGTCTTTGTCTTGTACACCCATCCAATTAGAAGCGGAAAGAAAGATTTGTATCTAAACGCCGTCTTATCATATAAGAACGTCAACTTTATTTACCTCGATGTTAAGAAGTATATAAAAGGAACCCCTTTGGAGAAACTATTTCATACGAGAAAACTAAACAGGGATTTCGTGAAAGAACTCCTCGCTCTTTTAACTTTATACAGATATGGAGGGATTTATCTTGATTTGGACGTCCTTATTTTGCGAGATTTGAAGCGGATTTATGGAAATTTCATTGGGTACGATGGCGAAACCTTAAACACCTCATTTATGGGGTTTAAAAACGATACCGTTGCGGAAAATTACATCTTTAGAATAATCGATCAaatcaatttaagatataacggGGAGAATAGTGTTTCACCCTTTATTACTgagtaagaaaatttaaaaaattaaaaaaaattgtctcaaataatactttttttagattaatcgAAGAACTTTGCGACACAAAAAATTTAACCATAATCTCAAAACGACAATGTGTTCGATACAAAGTTTTcccaaaagaatttttttaccCAATATCATCGATTGACTCGAAAAtactttataacaaaaacccaaatgaaaacgtttttaaaataataaaaaacagtTTAACTCTTAACACATTCTCTAAGAACCATTTAAACGTTGAGATGCCAACCGTTTCTTCGTACCCCTACGTTAACATAGCTAAAAAATACTGCCCGAAAGttataaatactttaaattatatttgaaatgaaataaataaaatttttaatttcctaaccaaacaattaaatttgattcgaAGGAATCGAAACTGAAAAGGATTAATTAGGAAAACCTGGTAGCTCCCAAAAGCATTGTTTTCGAGCTTTTGTGTATAGTCACCTTTAAGACGACCGGATCCGGGATTCATTAGAAAGGTGaggttattaaatttgaaataatggAGGCGAGGGTGGAAACGGGTTTTAGAAAAGAGAGGAAAACCCCGTTCGATTCGAAGTAGGAAAAAGAATTGTATTCGGGCGCGTATTTCTCTCCATCGACAATTATGGCCCTGTCTGGTCTGGCGGATGACAAATGTATCCCGGGATATTGGCAGAACTGAGGCGGAAGGGCGAATGGAGAAATAAACACCGAGGAAGGAGAGgctgtatttttgctctctcTTGATATTAAAGCGTGACCGGGGGCGGGTGCGGATCCTGACGGAAAAGGGGGAGAAATAGGAAGGTTCCTTGCGGATTGTTTTTATTGGAACGAGATGAAAGGGGGATGAAAGAGAACTGGCGGGACCTCGATGACCGGAGTTTTAATCAAAAGTAACTTTAAAAGCGATACGTTATTCACTTTCCCCGTTGctgttaaattaataaaatattcgatACTCTTGGTTTCGTCCAATcaactaaataattttatcattgATACTGCTAAAATTGATACTTtgtgatatatttttgttttctatttttttaaactttttttataacaataaaagtaattgaatATACTTAAGCAGTAATCaatctataaaattaaaaagataaaaggTTGGTCAAAGACTGACTCTTATGGTGGTCAATTATTATCAACAAATGGAAAATCTATATggaaaatttagcaaatatgAATCAGGTTAACTTTTTTCAGTACCAATATGACAACGAAATAATAGTGAAGAAAAGGCTCTCGATGCAAGAAGTAGGGGTTTATCTTATGAAAAAACAGGCAAGATGTTTAATGTACTAAAGTCAactattatttataaagaaaaacaccAATGCAGAGGAAAATGAGCCCACcagcatttttaaattctgaTGAAGAAAAACTACTGGTTGAATGGTTATTTCATTCAGCAGATAGCGGTTTTCCTGTTACAAAAACTTAGTtggaaaacacaaaatttgggTGAAAAGTTAAGTCAACAACATTTTGCTCAAAAATgagtcaaaaaatataaacatttttttgtgaacaaAATCGTATGGAAAAACAATGTTATATTAAGAATCGGTCAAACATTTACGGTTTTAAGGtcaaagactagatattattGGTCAAATAATGTAACCAAAGTGGTCAAACACTAAATGCGAAAtactgttttaattttaaaaaaatattactttatgatgttatattttatatataggGTAAGCAACTTTAAATGAATAAGATGTGTATTTGATCatattttgttcattttatgTAAAGGTAGAGGGATGTGGCAATCAccacaattataaattaaatcatagtaataagttcttttttaacaaaaattgtaaatccATAGAGATACAAAAAGTgttgtttattgttattattataaaataaaaagtcaaGTCACGTTGTAACGCAAATTGGTTTTACtctcttttttaaattatcccACAAATTGGTGACCCCGAACAAG from Onthophagus taurus isolate NC chromosome 5, IU_Otau_3.0, whole genome shotgun sequence harbors:
- the LOC111426133 gene encoding lactosylceramide 4-alpha-galactosyltransferase-like; the protein is MKLHWRIDRKFNSKSSYKIFLITSALLLKLLLLILLYSYLAIHSKHHCDYLEDFPNLTSIFDVRRPKSQSIFFLVTPCKNVFTKRDACAVEAASRTNKNTEVFVLYTHPIRSGKKDLYLNAVLSYKNVNFIYLDVKKYIKGTPLEKLFHTRKLNRDFVKELLALLTLYRYGGIYLDLDVLILRDLKRIYGNFIGYDGETLNTSFMGFKNDTVAENYIFRIIDQINLRYNGENSVSPFITELIEELCDTKNLTIISKRQCVRYKVFPKEFFYPISSIDSKILYNKNPNENVFKIIKNSLTLNTFSKNHLNVEMPTVSSYPYVNIAKKYCPKVINTLNYI